In a single window of the Musa acuminata AAA Group cultivar baxijiao unplaced genomic scaffold, Cavendish_Baxijiao_AAA HiC_scaffold_1020, whole genome shotgun sequence genome:
- the LOC135665529 gene encoding selenium-binding protein 1-like, giving the protein MVRFFKTTDGLWNHEVAISVTPLKVRNWILPEMPGLITDFLISLDDRYLYFVNWLHGDVRQYNIEDPSKPVLTGQIWVGGLLQKGSDVVCVSEDGVESQFSVPVIKGNRLRGGPQMIQLSLDGKRLYVTNSLFSVWDQQFYGPDLVKKGSHMLQIDVNTEQGGLTINPNFFVDFGTEPDGPALAHEMRYPGGDCTSDIWI; this is encoded by the exons ATGGTGAGATTTTTCAAGACCACAGATGGTCTCTGGAACCATGAG GTTGCCATATCTGTAACTCCACTGAAGGTGCGAAACTGGATTCTACCCGAAATGCCAGGGTTGATCACAGACTTTCTCATCTCTCTTGATGATCGGTACCTCTATTTTGTCAACTGGCTTCATGGAGATGTTAGACAGTATAACATTGAAGATCCTTCAAAGCCGGTGCTGACAGGACAAATATGGGTTGGAGGTCTCCTTCAGAAGGGAAGTGACGTAGTCTGTGTGTCAGAGGATGGGGTGGAGTCACAATTTAGTGTACCTGTGATTAAG GGAAATCGACTTAGAGGAGGACCGCAGATGATTCAACTGAGCTTGGATGGGAAGCGGCTGTACGTGACAAACTCACTCTTTAGTGTGTGGGATCAACAATTTTATGGCCCAGATCTCGTGAAGAAGGGATCTCACATGTTGCAGATTGATGTGAACACCGAGCAAGGTGGGTTGACCATAAATCCAAACTTCTTTGTTGACTTTGGGACAGAGCCTGATGGACCTGCACTGGCACATGAGATGAGGTATCCTGGTGGAGACTGCACTTCCGATATTTGGATATAG